From the genome of Deinococcus sp. AJ005, one region includes:
- a CDS encoding 1-acyl-sn-glycerol-3-phosphate acyltransferase, translating to MSVTWLGRPHTLASRVSLLALRLTGWTPLLEPPPMGGVKFVTAAAPHTSNLDFWPGLFWKWATRIPLHWVGKRELFNFPMGIFMRGVGGIALDRRRAGGNFVDAVVSVIEREEEIVLLVAPEGSRNRAEYWKTGFYYMAQRAGVPIAVTALDWQHKRIGIIGYVQPTGNIKADFAEIAALLKDVRGRIPANETPIIPRPDDAEQSAPA from the coding sequence GTGTCTGTCACCTGGCTGGGCCGCCCGCATACGCTGGCATCGCGTGTGTCTCTCCTCGCGTTGCGGTTGACGGGATGGACGCCGCTGCTGGAGCCGCCGCCGATGGGCGGGGTCAAGTTCGTCACGGCTGCCGCACCGCACACCAGCAATCTGGACTTCTGGCCAGGGCTGTTCTGGAAGTGGGCCACCCGCATTCCGCTGCACTGGGTCGGCAAACGTGAGCTGTTTAACTTCCCGATGGGCATCTTCATGCGAGGCGTGGGCGGCATTGCGCTGGACCGCCGCCGCGCCGGGGGCAACTTCGTGGACGCCGTGGTTTCGGTGATTGAGCGCGAGGAAGAAATCGTGCTGCTCGTCGCGCCGGAAGGCAGCCGCAACCGGGCAGAATACTGGAAGACTGGCTTTTATTACATGGCCCAGAGGGCAGGCGTGCCCATCGCCGTGACCGCGCTGGACTGGCAGCACAAACGCATCGGCATTATCGGTTATGTGCAGCCGACAGGGAACATCAAGGCCGACTTCGCCGAAATCGCCGCCCTCCTGAAAGACGTGCGGGGCCGCATCCCAGCGAACGAGACACCCATCATTCCCCGCCCCGACGACGCGGAACAGTCTGCCCCGGCCTGA
- a CDS encoding GNAT family N-acetyltransferase, with product MTFHLTTGEIPELDELLRLYDSADWTAYTCDPQALARALRQSSFVWTARSECGKLVGLVRGLSDDVSILFVQDILVLPDWQRRGVGRALMNAVLIRYAHVMQMALLTDDGPAQLAFYESLGFQNTRNLGLNACYRANMQTDS from the coding sequence ATGACCTTCCATCTAACTACTGGCGAAATTCCCGAGCTGGACGAACTCCTGCGCCTTTACGATTCGGCGGACTGGACCGCCTACACCTGTGACCCGCAAGCGTTGGCCCGCGCCCTCCGGCAATCCAGTTTCGTGTGGACGGCCCGCAGTGAGTGCGGCAAACTCGTCGGTCTGGTGCGCGGCCTGAGCGACGACGTGAGCATACTGTTCGTGCAGGACATCCTGGTCTTGCCCGACTGGCAGCGCCGGGGCGTGGGCCGCGCACTGATGAACGCCGTGCTGATCCGCTATGCACACGTTATGCAGATGGCGCTTCTAACCGACGACGGGCCAGCGCAACTGGCCTTTTATGAATCCCTAGGCTTTCAGAACACCCGGAATCTCGGCTTGAATGCCTGTTACCGGGCGAACATGCAAACGGATTCCTGA
- the nrdR gene encoding transcriptional regulator NrdR, producing MKCPYCSAPDSKVVNSRPSDDGASIRRRRECLNCARRFTTYERAQLEPLMVVKRSGPREAFNPDKLLRGLSLATEKRPVEPEALRAFAYGFEDEVGAAEIASEEIGKRAMTFLRPLDDVAYIRFASVYRDFDSLERFIEEIRGLKDRED from the coding sequence ATGAAATGCCCGTACTGCTCCGCCCCCGATTCCAAGGTGGTCAACTCGCGCCCCAGCGACGACGGGGCCAGCATCCGCCGCCGCCGCGAGTGCCTGAACTGCGCCCGGCGCTTCACCACCTACGAACGTGCCCAGCTTGAGCCGCTGATGGTGGTCAAACGCAGCGGCCCGCGTGAGGCGTTCAACCCCGACAAGCTGCTGCGCGGCCTGTCCCTGGCCACCGAGAAACGCCCGGTGGAGCCGGAGGCCCTGCGCGCCTTTGCCTACGGCTTTGAGGACGAGGTGGGGGCCGCTGAGATCGCCAGCGAGGAAATCGGCAAGCGGGCCATGACCTTCCTGCGCCCGCTGGACGACGTGGCCTATATCCGCTTTGCCAGCGTCTACCGCGACTTCGATAGCCTGGAACGCTTTATCGAGGAAATCCGGGGGCTTAAAGACCGGGAGGATTAA
- a CDS encoding SDR family NAD(P)-dependent oxidoreductase produces MTDPTSSQDRAGAIYREVLAGQVIAVTGADMGYGKTVSTALAKTGASVVLIGNNSESLSAQASALERSGGHAIPIKADVSVPLDWLSAQTRILEIFGALHGIVHLADKRTNVSFTALSENEWMELFNSNVKSSVAIAQILGRRLPDTWLTIIGPHGDEPGLQAHPQRGAIRGLVEAAVREDLRLNMLLPSRASSGDEALDRPLADAVLALAAPRMRHLRGNVMDVPLPAAPKVRLPEIMAALNAL; encoded by the coding sequence ATGACGGACCCAACCTCTTCCCAGGACCGCGCCGGGGCAATTTACCGTGAGGTGCTGGCCGGACAGGTGATCGCCGTGACGGGGGCCGATATGGGCTACGGCAAGACGGTCAGTACCGCCCTGGCGAAAACTGGCGCCAGCGTCGTGCTGATCGGCAACAACAGCGAATCGCTCTCGGCGCAGGCCAGCGCGCTGGAGCGCTCCGGCGGCCACGCCATTCCTATCAAGGCCGACGTGAGCGTGCCGCTGGACTGGCTGAGCGCCCAGACCCGCATTCTGGAAATCTTCGGCGCTTTGCACGGCATAGTCCATCTGGCCGACAAGCGCACCAACGTCAGTTTCACCGCCCTCAGCGAGAACGAGTGGATGGAACTGTTTAACAGCAACGTCAAGAGCAGCGTCGCCATCGCGCAGATTCTGGGCCGCCGTCTGCCCGACACCTGGCTGACCATCATCGGCCCGCATGGCGACGAGCCGGGGTTGCAGGCCCACCCGCAGCGCGGCGCGATTCGTGGGCTGGTGGAGGCGGCGGTGCGTGAGGACCTGCGCCTGAACATGCTGCTGCCCTCGCGCGCCAGCAGCGGCGACGAGGCGCTGGACCGCCCGCTGGCCGACGCCGTGCTGGCCCTGGCTGCCCCCCGCATGCGCCACCTGCGCGGCAACGTGATGGACGTGCCGCTGCCCGCTGCGCCTAAAGTTCGCCTGCCCGAAATCATGGCCGCATTGAACGCGTTGTGA
- a CDS encoding heme exporter protein CcmB, translating to MNNIFHLAAKDLRVAGRTRDTLLATAFFAGLVLLVLGLALGGNVGRTLSQTAGVASGAVWTALALAAAVGAQRAFAQEQEAGALEQLTLYPGPHGALYLGKLLGVLGPLLLVAAFTLPAGLLLFGAAGADCVPGRECAPTPWPLLTLVTALGVTGFAAGTTFYGSITVSLRAREALLPALAFPILVPVVIATVRATSGLIEGLPFDELWPWFAFLTAFDIGTIILATLLFPYAVEG from the coding sequence ATGAACAACATCTTCCACCTCGCCGCCAAAGACCTGCGCGTCGCCGGACGCACGCGCGATACCCTCCTCGCCACCGCCTTTTTCGCCGGGCTGGTGCTGCTGGTGCTGGGGCTGGCGCTGGGCGGCAACGTGGGCCGCACGCTGTCCCAGACGGCGGGGGTGGCCTCCGGTGCAGTCTGGACCGCCCTTGCATTGGCGGCGGCGGTGGGCGCACAGCGGGCCTTCGCGCAGGAGCAGGAAGCGGGGGCGCTGGAGCAACTCACGCTGTATCCGGGGCCGCACGGAGCGCTTTATCTGGGCAAGCTACTGGGCGTGCTGGGGCCGCTGCTGCTGGTGGCGGCGTTCACGCTTCCGGCAGGGTTGCTGCTGTTCGGCGCGGCGGGTGCGGACTGTGTGCCGGGCCGAGAGTGCGCGCCGACGCCTTGGCCCCTGTTGACCCTCGTCACTGCGCTGGGTGTGACGGGTTTCGCAGCTGGCACAACCTTCTACGGTTCCATTACCGTCAGCCTGCGCGCCCGCGAGGCGCTGCTGCCCGCGCTGGCCTTTCCGATTCTGGTTCCGGTGGTGATCGCCACCGTGCGCGCCACCTCTGGCCTGATTGAAGGCTTGCCCTTTGACGAGCTGTGGCCGTGGTTCGCCTTCCTGACCGCCTTTGATATCGGGACTATCATTCTGGCGACGCTGCTGTTTCCCTATGCGGTGGAGGGATAG
- the ccmA gene encoding heme ABC exporter ATP-binding protein CcmA, which produces MAEGLSIQSVGAASAQHSPPPEPALQLRDLWLRLGREVILRGVNLDVMPGEGITLLGENGAGKTTLLRLLASGLRPTRGEGRVMGFDLRDSRAVRDYIHLMPVDAGLYPDLSCTENLEFALKMHGQTGDVAAALRRVTLETAASRRVRFLSAGMRKRLALARAHLLARPVTLIDEPFANLDTAGRQLVLELLAELRAGGVTLLIAAHEPELARQVAPRALRLAAGVLHEE; this is translated from the coding sequence GTGGCTGAGGGTCTAAGTATTCAAAGTGTCGGGGCGGCCTCTGCCCAACACAGCCCGCCCCCCGAACCCGCCCTGCAACTGCGTGACCTGTGGCTGAGGCTGGGCCGCGAGGTCATCCTGCGCGGCGTGAATCTGGATGTCATGCCGGGGGAGGGAATCACGCTGCTGGGCGAGAACGGGGCGGGGAAGACCACCCTGCTGCGCCTGCTGGCCTCCGGGCTGCGGCCCACGCGCGGCGAGGGACGGGTGATGGGCTTTGACCTGCGCGACTCGCGGGCCGTGCGTGACTACATTCACCTTATGCCGGTGGACGCTGGACTTTACCCGGATCTGAGCTGCACCGAGAATCTGGAATTTGCCTTGAAGATGCACGGCCAGACTGGGGATGTGGCGGCTGCACTACGGCGCGTGACGCTGGAAACTGCCGCCAGTCGCCGCGTCCGTTTCCTCTCGGCGGGGATGCGGAAGCGGCTGGCCCTGGCCCGCGCCCATCTGCTGGCTCGCCCGGTCACGCTGATAGACGAACCCTTCGCCAATCTGGACACCGCAGGCCGCCAACTGGTACTGGAGCTGCTGGCTGAACTCCGCGCCGGGGGCGTCACATTGCTGATCGCCGCCCACGAGCCGGAACTGGCGCGGCAGGTGGCCCCGCGTGCCCTGCGGCTGGCAGCGGGGGTGCTGCATGAGGAATAG
- a CDS encoding cytochrome c biogenesis CcdA family protein, translated as MNLPAGSPTLTVAFLAGLISFLSPCVLPLVPSYLGVIGGAKVPLLRALGFIAGFGLVFIALGATASSLGALIAPHKFLLGQIAAVLITFFGLVMLGVIRLPFLMRDTRALADAGGYGPVALGAAFAFGWSPCLGPALGSILGLAASSASLSSGVLLLSAYTLGLAVPFLLAALLWDRFNLRRLNRYAGIFEKVGGGILVLVGVLMLTGQFTRLATFFYEVTPAWLRV; from the coding sequence ATGAATCTTCCCGCTGGCTCTCCCACCCTGACGGTGGCGTTTCTGGCGGGGCTGATCTCGTTTCTCAGTCCCTGCGTGCTGCCGCTGGTGCCCAGTTACCTGGGCGTGATCGGCGGGGCAAAGGTGCCGCTGCTGCGGGCGCTGGGCTTTATTGCGGGCTTCGGCCTGGTGTTTATTGCGCTGGGAGCCACCGCCAGCAGCCTGGGCGCACTGATCGCCCCCCACAAATTCCTGCTGGGCCAGATCGCGGCGGTCCTCATCACCTTCTTCGGGCTGGTGATGCTGGGTGTGATCCGCCTGCCCTTCCTGATGCGCGACACCCGCGCCCTGGCCGATGCCGGGGGCTACGGCCCGGTGGCCCTGGGTGCGGCATTCGCCTTCGGCTGGAGTCCCTGCCTGGGTCCAGCCCTGGGCAGCATCCTGGGTCTGGCCGCCAGCAGCGCCAGCCTCAGTAGCGGCGTCCTTCTGCTCAGCGCCTACACGTTGGGTCTGGCCGTGCCGTTCCTGCTGGCCGCATTGCTGTGGGACCGTTTTAACCTGCGCCGCCTCAACCGCTACGCCGGAATCTTTGAGAAGGTGGGCGGCGGCATTCTGGTTCTGGTGGGCGTGCTGATGCTGACCGGGCAATTCACGCGGCTGGCGACATTCTTTTACGAGGTGACGCCCGCGTGGCTGAGGGTCTAA